The following proteins come from a genomic window of Rhodohalobacter sp. 614A:
- the gcvP gene encoding aminomethyl-transferring glycine dehydrogenase: MQINFEKERFSKRHIGPDEQQKQEMLEICGAQSIEQLLKETIPAKIRLDKPLDLPPALSENEYLDEIKEIASKNKIYKSFIGMGYYDTHTPKVILRNILENPGWYTAYTPYQAEISQGRLEALINFQTMVTDLTGMEIANASLLDEGTAAAEAVSMLHGQRKGKKRKTANSFFVSENVHPQTKSVLKSRMEPLDIELVFGNPEEVDLSDENYFGILLQYPDTYGTVKDLTEIIEESHANDVYVTVAADLLSLTLLTPPGEMGADVVVGTTQRFGVPMGYGGPHAAYFATKENFKRQIPGRIIGVTKDAEGNPAYRMALQTREQHIRREKATSNICTAQVLLAVISGMYATYHGPDGLKKIASKVHGVTKLAFAGLKELGLEMASDQFFDTITVTDLGKEQIEAVRVNALQHQINFRYLKNGVGISFDETKDLIDVETVLEIFAESLGKETDFDVQKSSEVMTVDFPEPLSRTSSFLEHPVFNQFHSEHEMLRYLKELENRDLSLTHSMISLGSCTMKLNATSEMIPLTWPEFGKIHPFVPADQAKGYHQVFDELDEWLSEITGFSKISLQPNSGAQGEYAGLMTIRAYHHANGESRRNVTIVPSSAHGTNPASAVMAGMDVVVTKCDDHGNIDLEDLQKNVEKYSDRLSSLMVTYPSTHGVFEEDIREICQLIHEHGGLVYMDGANMNAQIGWTSPAQIGADVCHLNLHKTFCIPHGGGGPGMGPIGVVEKLVPFLPGHDVVQIDGQKGIPAVSAAPWGSASILTISHAYIRMMGAEGLKEATEIAILNANYLKDRLKEYYPVLYTGRGGRSAHEFIVDLRKFKQDAGIDATDVAKRLMDYGFHAPTMSFPVPGTLMIEPTESESKEELDRFCDAMISIRKEIEEVDNGEADSEENVLKHAPHSMRVALSDDWNRPYSREKAVFPVPNLRFNKFWPAVSRVDDAYGDRNLVCSCLPVEAYSEGQEPAAGESVYPA, translated from the coding sequence ATGCAGATAAATTTTGAGAAGGAACGCTTTTCCAAACGGCACATCGGACCGGATGAACAGCAGAAACAGGAGATGCTTGAGATTTGCGGAGCCCAATCTATTGAGCAACTTTTAAAGGAGACTATTCCAGCTAAAATTCGTCTCGACAAACCTCTAGATTTACCGCCGGCACTCAGCGAAAACGAGTACCTGGATGAAATCAAAGAGATTGCTTCAAAGAACAAGATTTACAAATCGTTCATTGGAATGGGGTATTACGATACCCACACGCCAAAAGTGATTTTGCGAAATATTCTCGAAAATCCGGGATGGTATACGGCATATACACCGTACCAGGCTGAGATTTCCCAGGGACGGCTGGAAGCCCTGATCAATTTCCAGACGATGGTCACAGATCTCACCGGAATGGAAATTGCCAATGCTTCTCTGTTGGACGAAGGAACTGCCGCCGCAGAGGCTGTTTCTATGCTTCACGGACAGAGAAAAGGTAAGAAGCGGAAAACCGCGAACTCATTTTTTGTCTCTGAGAACGTTCATCCACAAACCAAATCGGTTCTGAAAAGCCGAATGGAACCGCTGGATATCGAACTGGTTTTCGGCAATCCGGAAGAAGTTGACCTGTCGGATGAAAACTATTTCGGAATTCTTCTTCAGTACCCGGACACATATGGAACGGTTAAAGATCTGACAGAAATTATTGAAGAATCTCATGCCAATGATGTTTATGTAACGGTTGCTGCGGATTTGCTAAGTCTTACACTTTTGACTCCTCCGGGAGAAATGGGAGCAGATGTGGTTGTCGGAACGACGCAGCGTTTTGGCGTGCCAATGGGATATGGGGGTCCGCACGCTGCTTATTTTGCAACAAAAGAGAATTTTAAACGACAGATTCCGGGCCGAATCATTGGCGTGACGAAAGACGCTGAAGGAAATCCTGCCTATCGAATGGCACTCCAAACCCGCGAGCAACATATCCGCCGTGAGAAGGCCACATCCAATATTTGTACCGCACAGGTTCTGCTGGCCGTGATTTCCGGAATGTATGCCACCTATCACGGGCCGGACGGGTTGAAGAAAATTGCTTCAAAAGTTCATGGCGTCACAAAACTGGCATTCGCCGGATTGAAAGAGTTAGGGTTGGAAATGGCGAGCGATCAGTTTTTTGATACGATTACGGTTACCGATTTGGGTAAAGAGCAGATTGAAGCCGTCCGCGTAAATGCTCTGCAACATCAAATAAATTTCAGATACCTGAAAAATGGAGTCGGGATTTCTTTTGATGAAACCAAAGACCTGATTGATGTAGAAACGGTACTCGAAATTTTTGCTGAGTCCCTGGGCAAAGAAACCGATTTTGACGTACAAAAATCATCTGAAGTGATGACGGTGGATTTTCCGGAACCGTTGTCCCGGACTTCATCTTTCCTGGAGCACCCGGTGTTTAACCAGTTTCATTCCGAACACGAAATGCTTCGGTATTTGAAAGAGCTGGAAAACAGGGACTTGAGCTTAACTCATTCGATGATTTCCCTGGGTTCCTGCACGATGAAACTCAATGCCACATCAGAAATGATTCCGCTAACCTGGCCGGAGTTCGGGAAAATTCACCCATTTGTTCCGGCTGATCAGGCCAAAGGATATCACCAGGTTTTTGATGAACTGGATGAGTGGCTTTCAGAAATAACCGGGTTTTCGAAAATCTCTCTTCAACCCAATTCGGGTGCCCAGGGCGAATATGCCGGATTGATGACCATTCGGGCATATCATCATGCCAATGGCGAATCCCGGAGGAATGTAACGATTGTACCGTCATCGGCTCATGGTACAAATCCCGCCAGTGCCGTGATGGCCGGCATGGATGTGGTGGTTACCAAGTGTGATGATCACGGCAATATTGACCTGGAAGATCTTCAAAAAAATGTAGAGAAATACAGTGATCGTCTTTCTTCCCTGATGGTGACTTATCCGTCCACTCATGGAGTTTTTGAAGAAGATATTCGTGAGATTTGTCAACTGATTCATGAACATGGCGGACTTGTTTATATGGATGGTGCCAATATGAATGCACAGATTGGCTGGACCTCTCCTGCCCAAATCGGTGCGGATGTTTGTCACCTGAATCTTCACAAAACCTTTTGTATTCCGCATGGTGGAGGCGGACCGGGAATGGGACCAATTGGTGTTGTTGAAAAGCTCGTTCCATTTTTACCCGGTCATGATGTTGTTCAGATAGATGGACAAAAAGGAATTCCTGCAGTCTCCGCTGCTCCCTGGGGAAGCGCAAGTATTTTGACAATTTCACATGCGTACATCCGGATGATGGGCGCGGAGGGTTTGAAGGAAGCAACTGAAATTGCCATCCTGAATGCCAATTATTTGAAAGACAGATTGAAAGAGTACTATCCGGTTTTATATACAGGAAGAGGCGGCCGTTCTGCACACGAATTTATCGTGGACCTTAGAAAATTCAAACAGGATGCCGGTATTGATGCCACCGATGTTGCCAAACGATTGATGGATTACGGATTCCACGCTCCCACGATGTCATTTCCTGTTCCGGGTACGCTTATGATTGAGCCGACCGAAAGCGAATCGAAAGAAGAACTGGACCGGTTCTGCGATGCAATGATCAGTATTCGTAAAGAGATTGAAGAGGTGGATAATGGTGAAGCGGATTCGGAAGAAAACGTATTAAAACACGCGCCACATTCGATGAGAGTGGCACTGAGTGACGACTGGAATCGGCCGTATTCGCGTGAAAAAGCTGTGTTTCCTGTGCCGAATCTTCGGTTTAATAAATTCTGGCCGGCGGTCAGTCGGGTAGACGATGCGTACGGAGATCGTAATTTGGTGTGTAGTTGTCTTCCGGTTGAAGCTTATTCTGAAGGACAAGAACCGGCTGCGGGTGAATCGGTTTATCCGGCTTGA
- a CDS encoding SIR2 family NAD-dependent protein deacylase: MKNFKDEVFVNKIKEKLWASENFSNATVMIGSGFSRSASRNSKSSKKFPLWQDLKKKLIKELDGRNQKITSKFKSPLKLASEFEASFGRQELDKIIIESIPDGYYEPTDLHQLLLNLPWADVFTTNYDTLLERAARNIHERKYNVIYVPEDIPGKPQPRIVKLHGSLPSIKPFIFTEEDYRKYPYQFAPFVNTVQQSLMENCLCLIGFSGEDPNFKQWVGWVRDNLGSSRIPIYLIGVLDLQSSERELLLKRDIRPIDLGPLFSKDEYPSYDLRNYKALKWFLLSLHQSKPPKKNKWPNYRSNRINLEIDGDLPPIPKYSKSKIIDKKAPKIKNDFSDSELEGLLKYWVQERNEYPGWVIAPNSVRTNIWYDIYDKYWTLIKKIESVSSNVKLILFDELCWRFDLCLFPIWDDFVPILDSFLLDNIPFNEVKDLDLNSSNQIRESSKEQNLEELQKRWTNILITLLKYYREKHNDDKFNSWLERLDKIKYLDKRWIVEHYYLASYDALEKFDAAKLNKLLKEWPDYKELPEWGLRKASILLEIGEINKSEVLVRNSLQKIRSQINNETENYTKYSEEGISVYLLSLIEQQMYFGNRDRLEHFWNRWAELKKFDSDISEIIRKASLNVLAEEIIIKPQVQEIPKFDPGKITKSFSAGNSNLFTVQRYSYNYIRLFYEAGIPFNGGGISVINTKTLSKTNKALAFQEPRWIYSNLIRCGDKKLIDAWFDRVRVSQQKEEDARYLIELLLKAFNQGLESLYKNLDQVSPIKKGIAFKQVQVASQILSLFSFRLTEEQNSRLFDLALDFYSHPLHQRTHFLHRNIQPLFERLLYHIGAINIDDLVKILKLEVIGEGKLEIKLTDSWSDPVQYISQVSYTNKEKANQVIENQVQRLLSLLLSTSKETRRGAFQRLNLLYNNELISDHQLKKFGENLWEYTDEYELPEIDYYYRHYLITLPAPCEIDVKKRFRKFLLNSSFSRIVIKKKNKEGKIVRSIGFGGVEPNRVLINEIVSGTINSLSFRNENKKRSLLKIDNKLLNKFFKEFIDWWNDEKDEIKIEDKKINPFAGENEVRRRFKHAIPLLAHILVPFCESKKQLNEIHDIIKELEESELFLISIYPSMCYKDLLTVSDLSIRIRSTLNSNNIDEVRSAIEAIKNWISITDYHNWKEDIFPLDLITELVNKIMQRKRLGLGESIDVINWIIINKVVLLEQKEGLIQDLIMALEYLLHDTKFPNEEERLLQEQFSSHMESIKQLPSLKQKSSNLAKLLFDYFKINNLQVPAIIIAWKKESLKSNLPELKTIWKK, translated from the coding sequence ATGAAGAATTTTAAAGATGAAGTATTCGTAAATAAAATCAAGGAAAAGTTGTGGGCCTCGGAAAACTTTAGCAATGCTACTGTTATGATAGGTTCTGGTTTTAGTAGAAGTGCAAGTAGAAATAGTAAGAGTAGCAAAAAGTTTCCTCTCTGGCAGGACTTGAAGAAAAAACTAATAAAAGAACTTGATGGTAGAAATCAAAAAATCACATCAAAATTTAAGTCGCCTTTAAAGCTTGCAAGTGAATTTGAAGCTTCTTTTGGTCGGCAAGAGTTAGACAAAATTATTATAGAATCAATACCTGATGGATACTACGAGCCAACCGACCTACATCAGCTACTTTTAAATCTACCTTGGGCTGATGTTTTCACAACTAATTATGATACTCTACTAGAGAGGGCTGCTAGAAATATTCATGAAAGAAAATATAATGTCATTTATGTTCCAGAAGATATTCCAGGTAAACCCCAGCCAAGAATAGTTAAACTTCATGGTAGTCTTCCCTCAATTAAACCATTCATATTTACAGAAGAAGATTACAGAAAATATCCTTATCAATTTGCTCCTTTTGTTAATACAGTTCAGCAATCACTTATGGAAAACTGCTTATGTCTGATTGGATTCTCAGGAGAAGATCCGAATTTTAAGCAGTGGGTTGGCTGGGTTCGAGATAATTTAGGCAGCTCAAGAATTCCAATTTATTTAATTGGTGTATTAGATTTACAAAGTTCAGAACGGGAATTATTGTTAAAACGCGATATCAGGCCAATTGATCTAGGTCCACTTTTTTCAAAAGATGAATATCCATCTTATGATTTAAGAAATTACAAAGCTTTAAAATGGTTTTTACTGTCACTCCATCAGAGTAAACCTCCAAAAAAAAATAAATGGCCCAATTATAGATCAAACAGAATTAATTTGGAGATTGATGGCGACCTCCCTCCGATTCCGAAGTATAGTAAAAGTAAAATTATTGATAAAAAAGCTCCAAAAATCAAAAATGATTTTTCAGATTCTGAATTAGAAGGGTTGTTGAAATATTGGGTACAAGAAAGAAATGAATATCCTGGATGGGTAATAGCTCCAAATAGTGTTAGAACAAATATTTGGTACGACATTTATGACAAATATTGGACTCTAATAAAAAAAATTGAGAGTGTGAGTTCTAATGTAAAATTAATCCTATTTGATGAGCTTTGTTGGAGGTTTGATTTATGTCTATTCCCTATTTGGGATGATTTTGTTCCTATTTTAGATTCTTTTTTATTAGATAATATTCCCTTTAATGAGGTAAAGGATTTAGACTTAAATAGTTCAAATCAAATTAGAGAATCATCTAAAGAGCAAAATCTAGAGGAGCTTCAAAAGAGATGGACAAATATTTTGATAACACTTCTAAAATATTATCGAGAAAAACATAATGATGACAAATTTAATTCTTGGTTAGAAAGGCTCGACAAGATTAAATATTTAGATAAAAGGTGGATAGTTGAGCACTATTACTTGGCATCATATGATGCTCTTGAAAAATTTGACGCAGCTAAATTAAATAAACTCTTAAAGGAATGGCCTGATTATAAAGAGCTGCCAGAATGGGGTTTAAGAAAAGCATCAATTTTATTAGAAATAGGTGAGATAAATAAATCTGAAGTATTAGTTAGAAATTCACTCCAAAAAATTAGATCTCAAATCAATAATGAAACAGAAAACTATACAAAATATTCAGAAGAAGGTATTTCAGTTTATTTGCTTAGCCTTATAGAACAACAAATGTATTTTGGGAATAGAGACCGGTTGGAACATTTTTGGAATAGATGGGCTGAATTAAAAAAATTCGATTCTGATATTAGTGAGATAATTAGAAAAGCATCACTTAATGTTCTTGCTGAAGAAATAATAATTAAGCCCCAGGTACAAGAAATTCCAAAATTTGATCCTGGTAAAATTACAAAGTCCTTTTCAGCTGGAAATTCAAATTTATTTACTGTACAAAGATATTCTTATAATTATATTCGCCTTTTTTATGAGGCTGGGATTCCTTTTAATGGTGGTGGAATTTCAGTGATAAATACAAAAACGTTATCAAAAACGAATAAAGCTCTAGCTTTTCAAGAGCCAAGGTGGATTTATTCTAACTTAATACGTTGTGGTGACAAAAAGCTAATTGACGCTTGGTTTGACAGAGTTCGAGTTTCACAGCAGAAAGAAGAAGATGCACGATATTTGATTGAATTATTATTAAAAGCTTTCAATCAGGGGCTTGAATCACTCTACAAGAATTTAGATCAAGTGAGTCCAATCAAAAAAGGAATAGCATTTAAACAAGTTCAGGTTGCTTCACAAATTCTTTCATTATTTAGTTTTCGGTTAACAGAAGAACAGAATTCGCGACTTTTTGATTTGGCATTAGATTTTTATAGCCACCCACTCCATCAAAGAACTCATTTTTTACACCGAAATATTCAACCTCTCTTTGAGAGACTTTTATATCATATAGGAGCAATAAATATTGATGATTTAGTCAAAATCTTAAAACTAGAAGTTATAGGGGAAGGGAAATTAGAGATTAAGTTGACAGATTCTTGGTCAGATCCTGTTCAATACATTTCGCAAGTTTCATACACAAATAAAGAGAAAGCGAATCAAGTAATTGAAAACCAAGTTCAGAGATTATTGAGTCTTTTACTAAGTACATCGAAGGAAACAAGAAGGGGGGCTTTCCAACGATTAAATCTTTTATACAATAATGAACTTATTTCTGATCATCAGTTAAAGAAATTTGGGGAAAACTTGTGGGAATACACTGATGAATATGAATTGCCAGAAATAGATTATTATTATAGGCATTACTTAATCACTTTACCTGCCCCATGTGAAATAGATGTTAAAAAAAGGTTTAGGAAATTTCTGCTAAACTCCTCTTTTAGTAGAATTGTAATTAAAAAGAAGAACAAGGAAGGAAAAATAGTTAGAAGTATTGGTTTTGGCGGGGTAGAACCTAACAGAGTGCTTATTAATGAGATTGTATCTGGCACTATTAACTCTTTGTCATTTAGAAATGAAAATAAAAAAAGATCCCTTCTTAAAATAGACAATAAATTACTTAACAAATTTTTTAAGGAATTTATTGATTGGTGGAATGATGAAAAAGATGAAATTAAAATTGAGGATAAAAAAATTAATCCTTTTGCAGGAGAGAATGAGGTCAGGAGAAGATTCAAACATGCAATACCACTATTAGCACATATTTTAGTACCATTTTGTGAGTCAAAAAAACAACTCAATGAAATTCACGATATTATTAAGGAATTAGAAGAATCAGAATTATTTTTGATTTCAATTTACCCATCAATGTGCTATAAAGATTTATTAACTGTTTCAGATTTATCGATTAGAATTAGATCTACGTTAAATTCAAATAATATTGATGAAGTTCGGAGTGCAATAGAAGCTATTAAAAACTGGATTAGTATTACTGACTATCATAATTGGAAAGAAGACATATTTCCGTTAGATCTTATTACTGAATTAGTAAATAAAATTATGCAACGAAAGCGTCTAGGTCTGGGAGAGTCAATAGATGTAATAAACTGGATTATAATTAATAAAGTTGTGCTTTTAGAACAGAAGGAAGGTTTAATACAAGATCTTATTATGGCACTTGAATATCTTCTTCATGATACTAAATTCCCAAATGAAGAAGAGCGCTTGTTACAGGAACAATTTTCTTCACATATGGAAAGCATAAAACAATTACCCAGTTTAAAACAAAAGTCATCAAATTTAGCAAAATTACTCTTTGATTATTTCAAAATAAATAATCTCCAAGTGCCTGCTATTATTATAGCTTGGAAAAAAGAATCTTTGAAATCTAATCTGCCAGAACTAAAAACTATTTGGAAAAAGTAG
- a CDS encoding sodium:solute symporter family protein, with protein MVSTLTTLDWILVASYFVFALSIALYFYSRAGKNTTEFFLSGRNMPWWIIGTSMVATTFAADTPLAVTEMVALDGIAGNWLWWNFLMGGMLTVFFFARLWRRSGVLTDVEFIELRYSGAQAAWLRGIKAIYFGLLMNIIILGWVTLAMESIFNVLFPGMTIFGQESFNIIGIHISAPLMMVGLLIIFVGFFSLISGLWGVAVTDIFQFVIALGGCIVLAVYAVNIPEIGGIAGLQEKLPAETFQFLPTIGQTAEGVAVLSLSFGAFAAYFGVQWWSSWYPGAEPGGGGYVAQRIMSAKDEKHALFSTLWFNIAHYCLRPWPWIIVALVSLVLYPDLADSREGFVLVMRDVLPPGLLGLLFAAFLAAFTSTFAAHLNWGTSYLVNDFWRRFIKQDGDEKHYVFVSRVVTFILAILAFLVTTQLSTIREAWGLVLTASGGLGLVLILRWYWWRINAWSELAASLTPIFLVVLVLLGVPVPGIQDPFPMNLYYVVAITTVIWLIVTFVTKPTDPNKLRLFYRKVRPGGPGWKPLAAENPDISSDGDLMPLFYSWIAGVVLVYMSLFGFGHFLFGNYTNFALCLVAGLLALGYLYWDLSKRGFDTIIEVEDFDHKKDASEAGN; from the coding sequence ATGGTTTCTACTCTCACAACTCTGGACTGGATTCTTGTTGCATCCTACTTTGTTTTTGCTCTTTCCATTGCGCTCTATTTTTATTCCAGGGCCGGTAAAAATACAACCGAGTTTTTCCTTTCGGGACGAAATATGCCCTGGTGGATTATCGGTACAAGTATGGTTGCAACTACGTTTGCTGCCGACACGCCACTTGCAGTCACCGAAATGGTTGCGCTGGATGGAATTGCAGGAAACTGGCTTTGGTGGAATTTTTTGATGGGCGGGATGCTTACCGTCTTTTTCTTTGCACGGCTCTGGCGAAGAAGCGGGGTTTTAACTGATGTGGAATTTATTGAGCTTCGGTACAGCGGTGCACAAGCTGCATGGCTTCGCGGAATCAAAGCCATTTACTTCGGGCTGTTGATGAATATCATCATCTTGGGCTGGGTAACACTCGCGATGGAATCCATTTTTAATGTGTTGTTTCCGGGCATGACGATCTTTGGCCAGGAATCATTCAACATTATCGGGATTCATATCAGCGCCCCCCTGATGATGGTGGGTCTTCTGATTATTTTCGTGGGATTTTTCTCCCTGATTTCCGGACTTTGGGGAGTTGCCGTAACGGATATCTTCCAGTTTGTCATTGCTCTCGGCGGATGTATTGTTCTGGCTGTATATGCTGTAAATATTCCCGAGATTGGCGGTATTGCCGGCCTGCAGGAAAAGCTCCCGGCCGAAACATTTCAGTTTTTGCCAACCATTGGACAAACGGCTGAAGGAGTCGCTGTACTTTCACTCAGCTTTGGGGCATTTGCCGCCTACTTTGGTGTTCAGTGGTGGTCCAGCTGGTATCCCGGCGCAGAACCCGGTGGTGGTGGTTATGTAGCCCAGCGAATCATGAGTGCCAAAGACGAAAAACATGCACTCTTTTCCACCCTGTGGTTTAACATTGCGCACTACTGCCTGCGTCCATGGCCGTGGATTATTGTTGCCCTGGTTTCTCTTGTTCTGTATCCGGATCTTGCCGATTCCCGCGAAGGATTTGTTTTGGTGATGAGGGATGTACTTCCTCCCGGATTACTTGGCCTCTTGTTTGCAGCTTTTCTCGCCGCCTTTACCAGTACGTTTGCTGCCCACCTCAACTGGGGAACGTCTTATCTGGTGAATGATTTCTGGCGGCGTTTCATCAAGCAGGATGGCGATGAAAAACATTATGTATTCGTTTCAAGGGTTGTGACATTCATATTAGCTATTCTTGCTTTTTTAGTAACCACACAATTAAGCACCATCCGCGAGGCTTGGGGATTGGTTCTGACAGCTTCCGGTGGACTCGGTCTTGTATTGATCCTGCGATGGTACTGGTGGCGAATCAATGCATGGAGTGAACTGGCTGCATCCTTAACGCCGATTTTTCTGGTGGTTTTAGTTCTTCTGGGCGTGCCCGTACCGGGAATCCAGGATCCGTTCCCGATGAATCTTTACTACGTTGTAGCTATTACCACTGTCATTTGGTTGATAGTCACCTTCGTCACAAAACCGACCGATCCTAATAAATTAAGACTGTTCTATCGCAAAGTTCGCCCCGGTGGACCGGGCTGGAAACCTCTTGCCGCAGAAAACCCGGATATTTCATCCGACGGAGATCTGATGCCGCTTTTTTATAGCTGGATTGCCGGCGTGGTTTTGGTATACATGTCGCTCTTCGGATTTGGCCACTTCCTGTTTGGAAATTACACCAACTTCGCGCTCTGCCTTGTTGCGGGATTACTCGCCCTCGGCTATCTGTACTGGGATCTGAGCAAACGCGGTTTCGATACCATCATCGAAGTGGAAGATTTTGACCATAAAAAGGATGCTTCTGAGGCGGGGAATTAA
- a CDS encoding DUF72 domain-containing protein: MPKFRLLDKLIDIRTSWMSIRKYHIGLTQWGFKDWVGNFFSSDAKPDQFLDQYSSVFNAVEGNTTFYRIPTPDNIQKWSSQVPSDFKFCFKFPKEITHHKELKNVTTEVLSFLDLFKPIRTNLGPFHIQLGPNFSYEQMGNLEKLIEVLPAHLSFAVEVRHHDFFDKGKKERHLNDVLSSYGVNRVVFDTRRLHEIKSDDPSILKAKKKKPVTPVRFDSTGANPFIRYVGGNEVIQNESHLKEWAIIIANWIRDGKHPYMFIHSPDTLHAPTLARFFHHELSNLTELNPLPDWPVDRIDKQLGLF; encoded by the coding sequence ATGCCAAAATTTCGTTTATTGGATAAATTAATTGATATCCGAACAAGCTGGATGAGTATTAGAAAGTATCATATCGGTCTGACCCAATGGGGATTCAAAGATTGGGTCGGTAATTTTTTCAGTTCGGATGCCAAACCTGATCAATTTCTTGATCAATACTCTTCTGTATTCAACGCGGTTGAAGGAAACACCACGTTTTACCGAATACCAACCCCGGACAATATTCAAAAATGGAGCAGCCAGGTTCCCTCCGATTTTAAGTTCTGTTTCAAGTTTCCGAAAGAGATTACCCATCACAAAGAGTTGAAAAATGTAACCACGGAAGTTCTCTCATTCCTGGATCTTTTCAAGCCGATTCGCACCAATCTCGGCCCGTTTCACATACAGCTTGGGCCAAATTTCTCTTATGAACAGATGGGGAATCTTGAGAAACTGATTGAAGTGCTGCCGGCTCATCTGAGTTTTGCCGTAGAAGTACGGCATCACGACTTTTTTGATAAAGGGAAAAAGGAACGCCATCTGAATGATGTGCTCTCCAGTTATGGTGTGAACCGTGTGGTTTTCGATACCCGGCGGCTTCACGAAATTAAAAGTGATGATCCTTCCATTCTGAAAGCCAAAAAGAAAAAGCCGGTCACTCCTGTTCGGTTTGATTCCACAGGTGCCAATCCATTTATTCGGTATGTTGGCGGAAATGAGGTCATTCAAAATGAATCTCATTTGAAGGAGTGGGCCATTATTATTGCCAATTGGATTCGCGATGGTAAACATCCTTATATGTTTATTCACTCGCCGGATACACTTCACGCACCCACACTTGCAAGGTTTTTCCATCACGAACTTTCCAATCTCACAGAATTAAATCCGCTGCCGGATTGGCCGGTGGATAGAATCGACAAACAGCTGGGACTGTTTTAA
- a CDS encoding aminotransferase class V-fold PLP-dependent enzyme → MNCQKHLFHLSANEHYLNCSYLSPLLKTVEEAGIKGLRGKRHPWNLKPDDFFEDANKIRQEFAKLIHADNPQQIALIPAVSYGMSTVAKNLPVKKGGNIVVAGEQFPSNVYPWMSFCNDHNCTLKIIEAPKESAERGKIWNQRILEAISDDTILVALGSVHWADGTRFDLENIGSIAREKNAFFVIDGTQSIGAMPFDVNKVQPDALICAGYKWLMGPYGTSLGYFGPRLLDGKPLEEGWIVRKNSENFGGLVEYEEEYQPGALRFDMGERSQFINLPMIVEALKQVNAWTPEAIQSYCKKLCSGAIIELRENGFQIEDEEWRGHHMFGIRLSKGLSIDALKEKLSENHLHVSVRGSSVRVSPHLYNDEKDVKVLKSTFLSLRH, encoded by the coding sequence ATGAATTGCCAAAAACACCTGTTTCACCTCTCTGCAAATGAACATTACCTGAACTGCTCTTATCTCTCGCCTCTGCTGAAAACTGTTGAAGAAGCCGGAATAAAAGGTCTCCGGGGCAAAAGACATCCGTGGAATTTGAAACCGGATGATTTTTTTGAAGATGCCAACAAAATCCGACAGGAATTTGCAAAGCTGATTCATGCCGATAATCCACAACAAATTGCCTTGATACCGGCAGTTTCCTATGGAATGTCGACCGTAGCAAAAAATCTTCCGGTTAAAAAGGGTGGAAATATTGTGGTTGCCGGAGAACAGTTTCCGAGCAATGTCTATCCCTGGATGAGTTTTTGCAACGATCACAATTGTACACTTAAAATTATCGAGGCACCAAAAGAAAGTGCTGAACGAGGCAAAATCTGGAACCAGCGAATTCTCGAAGCCATTTCTGATGATACCATTCTGGTTGCTTTGGGCAGCGTCCACTGGGCCGATGGAACCCGTTTTGATCTCGAAAATATCGGAAGCATTGCACGGGAAAAAAATGCATTCTTTGTGATTGACGGTACTCAATCCATCGGGGCCATGCCGTTTGATGTAAATAAAGTTCAACCCGATGCCTTAATCTGTGCCGGTTACAAATGGCTGATGGGGCCCTACGGAACGTCACTTGGGTATTTTGGTCCGCGGCTTCTGGATGGAAAACCTTTGGAAGAAGGCTGGATTGTACGAAAAAACAGCGAAAATTTTGGCGGACTTGTGGAGTATGAAGAGGAATACCAACCCGGCGCACTCCGGTTTGATATGGGAGAACGCAGCCAATTCATCAACCTTCCCATGATAGTGGAAGCCCTGAAACAGGTGAATGCCTGGACGCCGGAAGCCATTCAATCGTATTGTAAAAAGCTATGCTCCGGGGCCATCATCGAATTACGGGAAAACGGATTTCAAATTGAAGACGAAGAGTGGCGTGGACATCATATGTTTGGAATTCGTTTATCGAAAGGTTTGAGTATCGACGCTCTTAAAGAAAAACTTTCTGAGAATCACCTGCATGTATCTGTCAGAGGTTCTTCGGTTCGTGTTTCGCCCCATCTTTATAATGATGAAAAAGATGTTAAGGTTTTGAAATCAACGTTTCTCAGTCTCCGTCATTAA